The proteins below come from a single Oscillatoria salina IIICB1 genomic window:
- a CDS encoding cupin domain-containing protein, translated as MNEHCMIPIIKSPQDYQTYRISPHDTNRLAIVFDPSNAAASLTVCVEIFDPGGKTPPNRHNIAVEMFFILKGEGLAVCDGKVVPINTGDSLLVPPTGIHEIINTGMGRLYALCIMVPNEDFAELIRSGTPVELDDEDMRVLSRQDVLVPC; from the coding sequence ATGAACGAACATTGCATGATTCCGATAATTAAGTCTCCCCAAGACTACCAAACTTATCGGATTAGCCCTCACGATACTAATCGTTTAGCTATAGTTTTCGACCCCTCAAATGCTGCTGCTTCCTTAACCGTATGTGTAGAAATTTTCGATCCTGGTGGCAAAACTCCCCCTAACCGTCATAACATTGCTGTAGAAATGTTTTTTATTCTTAAAGGCGAAGGTTTGGCGGTTTGCGATGGAAAAGTTGTGCCAATTAACACTGGAGATAGTTTATTAGTGCCGCCGACAGGAATTCACGAAATTATTAATACTGGAATGGGACGATTATATGCTTTGTGTATTATGGTACCGAATGAAGATTTTGCCGAACTAATTCGTAGTGGTACTCCTGTAGAATTAGATGACGAAGATATGCGAGTGCTGAGTCGTCAAGATGTTCTCGTTCCTTGTTGA
- a CDS encoding cysteine hydrolase family protein, protein MNRPLRTLGIPPNNWKVNETEADLTRPPLPPQPVILPTETKTLRIDLTKTAMIVVDMQNDFCHLDGWLAHIGVDITPARGAIAPLQMLLPKLRSLRQPDGTHSIPIIWLNWGNRADLRNISPGLLHVYNPTGDGIGLGNLLPKRNAPVLTAGSWAAAVVDELEQKSEDILVDKYRMSGFWDTPLDSILRNLGKTTLFFAGVNIDQCVMATLQDANFLGYDCILIKDCAATTSPEYCYQATIYNVNQCFGFVTDSATILAAIK, encoded by the coding sequence ATGAATCGACCTTTACGCACTTTAGGTATACCACCTAACAATTGGAAAGTAAATGAAACCGAAGCGGATTTAACTCGTCCCCCGCTTCCACCACAACCAGTAATCTTGCCAACAGAAACCAAAACACTGCGAATCGACTTAACCAAAACAGCGATGATAGTAGTTGATATGCAGAATGATTTCTGTCACCTTGATGGTTGGTTAGCCCACATTGGCGTTGATATCACCCCAGCCAGAGGTGCGATCGCGCCCCTACAAATGTTACTCCCGAAGTTGCGATCGCTGCGCCAACCTGACGGTACGCACTCAATACCGATTATTTGGCTAAACTGGGGCAATCGCGCCGATTTACGCAATATTAGTCCTGGTTTACTTCATGTTTATAATCCTACCGGAGATGGCATTGGCTTAGGCAATTTATTACCCAAAAGAAACGCCCCAGTTTTAACCGCAGGTAGTTGGGCAGCCGCAGTCGTAGATGAGTTAGAACAAAAATCAGAGGATATCCTCGTTGATAAGTATCGCATGAGTGGATTTTGGGATACGCCCCTCGATAGTATTCTCCGCAACCTCGGCAAAACTACACTTTTCTTTGCAGGAGTAAATATCGATCAATGTGTCATGGCTACTTTACAAGATGCTAATTTCTTAGGTTATGACTGTATTTTAATTAAAGATTGTGCGGCGACAACTTCCCCGGAATATTGTTATCAAGCAACTATTTATAACGTTAATCAATGCTTCGGTTTTGTTACCGATTCGGCGACCATTTTAGCAGCAATTAAATAA